The following proteins are encoded in a genomic region of Sesamum indicum cultivar Zhongzhi No. 13 linkage group LG8, S_indicum_v1.0, whole genome shotgun sequence:
- the LOC110012430 gene encoding uncharacterized protein LOC110012430 — protein sequence MVEEQTSKWMLHVDGASNANSGGAGVWIQGPKGVEIEAAIRLAFPMTNNEAEYEALILGLELAFQAGAQDLEVFTDSQLIALQIEGTYETREKTMTSYKEIAQQWMKKFDRCSVLQVPRAENDKADALSKFGAAMDGIGDRKITALVRARPSIAGGREVQTVAEPESWKDEIAKYLKDGTLPLDPVAAKRVKFRATRFTMLSGQLYKRTVDGPLLKCLDEERALYVMREIHEGSCGNHSGARSLAQKIIRQGFYWPTMAKDAKELVKKFGLPRILISDNGTQFQGKKITGWCKELKIAQHFTAVANPQANGQTEVTNRTILHHLKTRIDSKGSWADELPGVLWAYRTTPRTATGETPFCLVYGTEAIIPAEIGEESQRVAMYDPEANQQERSFDLTMIEERRDGAYARILHHKGLMMRSQGRRVRPRQLQVGDLVLKKVEVSKHVGKLEPPWEGPFKVVEIKKKGTYRLQDMQGRSLPRPWNIQNLKRFYA from the exons ATGGTCGAGGAGCAAACCTCCAAATGGATGCTACACGTAGATGGAGCGTCGAACGCCAACAGTGGAGGAGCCGGAGTATGGATACAGGGACCAAAGGGAGTCGAGATCGAAGCAGCCATTCGCCTGGCCTTCCCCATGACCAACAATGAAGCCGAGTACGAGGCGCTCATACTGGGACTAGAGCTCGCCTTCCAGGCGGGCGCCCAAGATTTGGAGGTGTTCACGGACTCTCAGTTAATTGCTCTGCAGATCGAAGGGACATATGAGACGAGGGAGAAAACCATGACATCTTACAAGGAAATCGCTCAgcagtggatgaaaaaatttgacagATGTTCGGTTTTGCAGGTCCCAAGAGCAGAAAATGACAAGGCAGACGCCTTATCCAAGTTCGGGGCCGCCATGGATGGAATTGGAGATCGCAAGATCACGGCTCTGGTTCGAGCACGACCAAGTATCGCAGGCGGAAGGGAGGTTCAGACGGTCGCAGAACCTGAATCATGGAAGGACGAAATTGCCAAATATCTTAAAGACGGCACCCTGCCTCTTGACCCCGTTGCCGCTAAGAGAGTCAAATTCAGAGCCACCCGATTCACTATGTTGTCAGGACAGCTCTATAAACGAACAGTGGATGGACCTCTCCTGAAGTGCTTAGATGAGGAAAGAGCTCTATATGTTATGCGAGAGATTCATGAAGGGAGCTGTGGTAACCACTCTGGAGCAAGGTCGTTGGCACAGAAAATAATACGTCAGGGATTCTATTGGCCCACGATGGCAAAGGACGCCAAAGAGCTAGTGAAGAA GTTTGGTCTGCCTCGCATACTAATTTCTGACAATGGGACGCAATTTCAGGGGAAGAAGATCACGGGATGGTGCAAGGAGCTCAAGATCGCACAGCACTTCACGGCAGTTGCGAACCCGCAAGCCAATGGTCAAACGGAGGTGACCAACCGAACAATCCTCCATCATTTGAAAACACGGATAGACAGTAAAGGATCATGGGCTGATGAACTACCAGGGGTCCTATGGGCTTACAGGACAACACCTCGAACCGCAACAGGAGAGACGCCGTTCTGCTTAGTATATGGAACGGAGGCTATCATTCCAGCAGAGATCGGGGAAGAGTCTCAGAGAGTAGCAATGTATGACCCCGAGGCTAACCAACAGGAACGAAGCTTTGATCTCACCATGATCGAAGAAAGGAGAGATGGGGCGTACGCAAGGATTCTGCACCACAAAGGATTGATGATGAGAAGCCAGGGTCGAAGGGTTCGACCGAGACAACTCCAGGTAGGGGACCTCGTGCTTAAAAAAGTCGAAGTTTCAAAACATGTAGGTAAACTAGAACCCCCGTGGGAGGGGCCGTTCAAGGTGGTGGAAATCAAAAAGAAAGGGACGTATAGGTTGCAAGACATGCAGGGGCGGAGTCTACCACGACCGTGGAACATCCAGAACTTAAAAAGGTTCTACGCGTAG
- the LOC105168810 gene encoding probable xyloglucan 6-xylosyltransferase 5, producing MGSESTFSAQKRGSSGLPTTGATANGGARARAASLLPRGRQIHKTFNNIKITILCGFVTILVLRGTIGLGNLVSSEAEAENQHLVEETNRILAEIRSDKDPNDPDDQPEEFFNPNMTFSLGPKITTWDEDRKVWLQKNPQFPQYVNGRPRILLVTGSPPNPCDNAIGDHYLLKAVKNKIDYCRIHGIEIVYNMAHLDKEMAGYWAKLPLIRRLMLSHPEVEWIWWMDSDALFTDMVFELPVSKYKDYNMVIHGYPDLLFDQKSWIALNTGSFLFRNCQWSLDLLDVWAPMGPKGPVREEAGKILTANLKGRPAFEADDQSALIYLLISQKDQWMDKVFVENSFYLHGFWEGLVDRYEEMIEKYHPGLGDERWPFVTHFVGCKPCGSYGDYPVERCLKSMERAFNFADNQVLNLYGFRHRGLVSPNIKRIRNETATPLVNVDQFDIRHSVHQWS from the coding sequence ATGGGCTCGGAAAGCACGTTTTCAGCTCAGAAGCGAGGCTCCAGCGGGCTTCCGACGACTGGAGCCACCGCGAACGGCGGAGCACGAGCCCGGGCCGCCTCTCTTCTGCCTCGGGGGCGGCAGATCCATAAAACCTTCAACAATATCAAGATCACGATTCTCTGTGGCTTCGTCACCATTCTTGTACTCCGAGGCACTATTGGGCTTGGCAATCTGGTTTCTTCTGAAGCAGAAGCTGAAAATCAGCATCTTGTTGAAGAAACGAATCGGATCCTTGCCGAGATCCGGTCTGACAAAGACCCCAACGACCCGGATGACCAGCCCGAGGAGTTTTTCAATCCCAATATGACTTTCTCGTTAGGTCCTAAAATCACTACCTGGGATGAAGACAGAAAGGTATGGCTTCAGAAGAACCCGCAGTTTCCACAGTATGTTAATGGAAGACCTAGGATTTTGCTTGTTACGGGTTCTCCACCGAACCCCTGTGACAATGCTATTGGGGATCATTACTTGTTGAAGGCTGTGAAGAATAAAATTGACTATTGTAGGATTCATGGGATTGAGATTGTGTATAATATGGCTCATTTGGATAAGGAGATGGCGGGTTATTGGGCCAAACTGCCCTTGATTCGTCGGTTGATGTTGTCGCATCCAGAAGTGGAATGGATTTGGTGGATGGACAGTGATGCTTTGTTTACTGATATGGTCTTTGAGCTACCTGTTTCCAAGTATAAGGATTATAATATGGTTATTCATGGTTATCCTGATTTGTTGTTTGATCAGAAGTCATGGATTGCATTGAACACAGGTAGTTTCTTGTTCCGAAATTGCCAGTGGTCATTGGATTTGTTGGATGTTTGGGCACCAATGGGGCCCAAGGGTCCAGTTCGTGAGGAGGCTGGGAAGATCTTGACGGCTAATTTGAAGGGTCGGCCGGCATTCGAGGCGGACGATCAGTCTGCCTTGATATACTTGCTGATTTCGCAGAAGGATCAGTGGATGGACAAGGTTTTTGTTGAGAACTCATTTTATTTGCACGGGTTTTGGGAAGGTTTGGTGGATCGTTATGAGGAGATGATTGAGAAGTACCATCCAGGGTTGGGTGATGAGAGGTGGCCGTTTGTGACTCATTTTGTGGGTTGCAAACCTTGTGGGAGTTATGGGGATTACCCGGTTGAGAGGTGCTTGAAGAGTATGGAGAGGGCTTTCAACTTTGCTGACAATCAAGTACTGAACTTGTATGGGTTCAGGCATCGGGGATTGGTGAGCCCAAATATTAAGAGGATACGGAATGAGACTGCTACTCCTTTGGTGAATGTAGATCAGTTCGATATTCGACATTCGGTGCATCAGTGGAGCTAG
- the LOC105168831 gene encoding probable receptor-like protein kinase At5g61350, whose protein sequence is MGGGTRTRRLIERQLSLVVFILLFLTCFVDVVLGGSSSSFTPADNYLVNCGSPNDAVVDDGRTFKSDPQFASYLSTDEDILTSITSFPNNVSLSSSASSSVLPLYLTARIFHHESMYRFPIIRPGRHWIRLHFYPLTHLSYNLSSATFTITTDDIVLLHGFSVKDSTKMVFKEYLINITSDKLTLKFSPMKNSVAFVNAIELVSAPDDLISDLASAVSPVGDFNGLNNYALEVSYRLNVGGPIVTPKNDTLSRTWLPDGQFMVFPEGAKNVAVPTDMIQYPKGGATPLIAPYWVYATADQMADSGTADPNFNLTWEMSVDPSFSYLIRLHFCDIVSKGLNELYFNVYVNGITGVSSLDLSTLTSGLAIPYYKDFVLNASAISNGTVVIQVGPTSNVQSSLPNAILNGLEVMKLSNSAGSLDGLFSSDGTYRGLKSGPTVTMKVAAGIGLALGAVALLLLLIGILRWQKRPKGYEKQKTFSSWLLPLNSSQCSFLSSKSKSTTFSSIVNSGLNLGRYFTLNELRDATKNFDEKAVVGVGGFGKVYLGELEDGTKVAIKRGNPSSSQGINEFQTEIQLLSKLRHRHLVSLIGYCDEQSEMILVYEYMAYGPLRDHLYGSTLPPLSWRQRLEICIGAARGLHYLHTGSTQGIIHRDVKTTNILLDENFVAKVSDFGLSKAGPASLDQTHVSTAVKGSFGYLDPEYFRRQQLTEKSDVYSFGVVLFEVLCARPALDPALPRDQVNLAEFAKQQNAKGCIQKIIDPIIAGTITQESLTKYVEAAEKCLAEYGVDRPSMGDVLWHLESALQLQGTASAANSADNQYAGEDDDESDGKKIKRDIEAAGKSIEETRDEMVVDVSDDSGVVVASPMFLETFQGR, encoded by the coding sequence ATGGGAGGAGGGACTAGGACTAGGCGGCTGATTGAACGTCAACTTTCGCTGGTCGTTTTTATCCTTCTTTTTTTGACATGTTTCGTTGATGTAGTGTTAGGGGGTTCGTCGTCTTCGTTCACTCCTGCTGATAATTATCTGGTCAACTGCGGGTCGCCTAATGATGCTGTTGTTGATGACGGCAGGACTTTCAAGTCTGATCCTCAGTTTGCTTCTTACTTATCAACTGACGAAGATATTCTAACTTCCATCACTTCTTTTCCCAACAAtgtctctctttcttcttctgcttccTCTTCAGTTCTTCCCTTATACCTCACTGCAAGAATCTTTCATCACGAGTCAATGTACAGGTTTCCGATCATCAGGCCTGGCCGGCATTGGATTCGTTTGCATTTCTATCCTCTCACTCACCTCTCCTACAATCTGAGCTCAGCTACATTTACCATCACCACAGATGATATCGTGCTCTTGCATGGCTTTTCAGTCAAAGACAGCACTAAAATGGTGTTCAAGGAGTACCTCATCAACATCACTTCTGATAAGCTCACCCTCAAGTTCTCACCTATGAAGAACTCTGTCGCGTTTGTCAACGCAATTGAGCTCGTTTCAGCCCCGGACGACCTCATATCCGACTTGGCCTCAGCTGTTTCACCGGTTGGCGACTTCAACGGGTTGAATAACTACGCGTTGGAAGTCTCATACCGGCTAAACGTCGGAGGGCCAATTGTGACTCCCAAGAACGATACATTGTCTAGAACTTGGCTTCCTGATGGCCAATTCATGGTCTTCCCTGAAGGGGCTAAAAATGTGGCTGTCCCGACCGACATGATACAATACCCGAAAGGTGGAGCCACGCCTTTAATCGCTCCGTATTGGGTATATGCAACAGCTGATCAGATGGCAGACTCTGGAACCGCTGACCCAAATTTCAACCTGACATGGGAAATGAGTGTTGAtccttctttttcatatcTGATTAGGCTCCACTTCTGTGATATTGTGAGCAAGGGGCTCAATGAGCTCTACTTCAATGTGTATGTCAACGGGATAACTGGCGTATCGAGCCTTGACCTGTCGACACTCACATCAGGCCTAGCCATCCCTTACTACAAAGACTTTGTGCTCAATGCCTCAGCTATTTCAAATGGAACTGTTGTGATTCAAGTCGGTCCAACTTCCAATGTTCAGTCGAGTTTGCCGAATGCTATCCTGAATGGCTTGGAGGTGATGAAGCTAAGCAACTCAGCTGGGAGTTTGGATGGATTGTTCTCCTCTGATGGGACTTACAGGGGCCTAAAATCAGGGCCTACCGTCACAATGAAAGTTGCTGCTGGAATCGGCCTAGCATTGGGGGCAGTGGCGTTGCTTTTGCTCTTGATAGGGATACTCAGATGGCAGAAGAGGCCTAAAGGTTATGAGAAGCAGAAGACCTTCTCATCATGGCTTCTCCCTCTCAATTCCAGCCAATGCAGCTTCTTGTCAAGCAAGAGCAAGAGCACTACTTTTTCAAGCATTGTCAATTCAGGGCTCAATCTTGGGAGGTACTTCACCCTCAACGAGCTTCGAGATGCAACCAAGAACTTTGATGAAAAGGCGGTTGTTGGGGTTGGAGGGTTCGGAAAAGTGTACCTTGGTGAGCTGGAAGACGGAACGAAAGTGGCCATAAAACGAGGCAATCCATCCTCATCACAAGGGATCAATGAGTTCCAAACCGAAATCCAGTTGCTGTCAAAGCTAAGGCATAGACACCTGGTTTCACTCATTGGATACTGTGATGAACAATCAGAAATGATCCTAGTCTACGAGTACATGGCCTACGGCCCTCTCCGCGATCATCTATACGGCTCGACCCTGCCTCCACTATCATGGAGGCAGAGGCTTGAAATCTGCATAGGAGCAGCAAGAGGGTTGCACTATCTCCACACTGGTTCCACACAAGGGATAATCCACCGGGACGtgaaaacaacaaacatacttcttgatgaaaacttTGTAGCCAAAGTATCCGATTTTGGCTTGTCCAAGGCTGGACCAGCCTCTCTCGACCAGACTCATGTCAGCACAGCAGTTAAGGGCAGCTTCGGATACCTTGATCCCGAGTACTTCAGGAGGCAGCAGCTGACAGAGAAGTCTGATGTTTACTCGTTTGGAGTCGTGCTTTTTGAGGTGTTGTGCGCTAGGCCGGCTCTTGATCCTGCACTACCAAGGGATCAAGTGAACCTGGCTGAGTTCGCTAAGCAACAGAACGCGAAAGGGTGCATACAGAAGATCATTGATCCAATTATTGCTGGAACTATAACTCAAGAATCATTGACGAAGTATGTTGAGGCTGCAGAGAAATGCTTGGCTGAGTATGGGGTGGACAGGCCTTCAATGGGAGATGTTTTATGGCACTTGGAGTCTGCTTTGCAGCTGCAAGGGACAGCATCTGCAGCTAATTCAGCTGACAATCAGTACGCTGGagaggatgatgatgagagTGATGGTAAGAAGATTAAAAGGGATATTGAGGCTGCTGGAAAGAGTATTGAGGAGACAAGGGATGAAATGGTTGTTGATGTCAGTGATGATTCTGGGGTGGTTGTGGCTTCTCCTATGTTTCTTGAAACTTTTCAAGGAaggtga